From Verrucomicrobiia bacterium:
CTTCACGATGCCCAGCAGACCGCCTTCACCGAGGGTGATGAGTTTACCCTCGGCCATGATGGCGGAGCCGCGGCCAAAAACATTGGGTTGCTTGCCGCCGCTGCCCTTGCCCCAGCTCTCATCGCGATCCCACAGCACCTTACCAGTCTTCAATTCTACGCAACGGAAGCGCGCATCAGGTTCGTTGCGGCCGCTGAAGGCGTAGAGATTGCCCTCATGATAGATAGGTGTGGTCCAATGGATCTCTAGCGCTGGGATGACGCGTTGTTCTGGTGGTGCTGGGCGGCCCTGCAATTCATTCGGGTGACGCCAGATTTGCTCGAAGGATTTGCCGTCTGGCTTCACGCGCAGAACCACGGAGCCGATGCGGAAATACGCAGCAGAGATGAAAACTAGGTCATCCACCACTACGGGGTTGATGGCGTTCACGGAATCTTTGACGTAAGAGCAGAACCAGCGACTGAAGTTCACCTCACCGGTCTTGGGATCAAGTGAGACAAGGCCTTGGCGCGTAAGGGCAAAGAGGGTGCGCTTCCCGTGGACCGTGGCAACAACTGGCGTGGAGTAGCTGGCCTGTTTTTCGTAAGGAACCCAATTCACGAGACGATCACCGGGGAAATCGAACATCGGTTGTCCCTGCCAGTTCTTCGCGCCCACGCTTTCCCAGATAGTTTTGCCCGTGGCAGCATCGAAGGCGACCATGCCGGAGTTCGGCTGGCCACCTACCATGGCGATGAGGAGATTCTCTTCAAGGATGGGTGTGCTGCCGACGCCGAAGAAGGCTTCGGGAATCTGGAAATCTTTGGCGGTATCGCGTTCCCAAACTTTCTTTCCGGTTTCGAGATCAAGGCAGAGGAGTTTGCCTTCCACGCCGAAGGTATAGCAGCGATTCGTCGTGAGCAGGGGGGAGCAACGTGGGCCGTTATTGTAGCCGTAAGGATCGGTGTAACTGCATGGATAAGCGTAGCGCCACAGAGATTTACCATCCGCTGCCGTGAAGCATTCCACGATCTCTTCGCCGCCGAGGCGGTGATGCAGCACCAGTTTTTCCCCGCG
This genomic window contains:
- a CDS encoding PQQ-binding-like beta-propeller repeat protein, translated to MALNSFRTWAWICALTVSPLFTSNAATATNTVEDWPQFLGPRANGTSLETGLLNSLPKDGPKQLWALKIGTGYSAPSIRGEKLVLHHRLGGEEIVECFTAADGKSLWRYAYPCSYTDPYGYNNGPRCSPLLTTNRCYTFGVEGKLLCLDLETGKKVWERDTAKDFQIPEAFFGVGSTPILEENLLIAMVGGQPNSGMVAFDAATGKTIWESVGAKNWQGQPMFDFPGDRLVNWVPYEKQASYSTPVVATVHGKRTLFALTRQGLVSLDPKTGEVNFSRWFCSYVKDSVNAINPVVVDDLVFISAAYFRIGSVVLRVKPDGKSFEQIWRHPNELQGRPAPPEQRVIPALEIHWTTPIYHEGNLYAFSGRNEPDARFRCVELKTGKVLWDRDESWGKGSGGKQPNVFGRGSAIMAEGKLITLGEGGLLGIVKVNPEKLEEVSRWQVPQLHYPCWAAPVLSRKRLYLRSEDHLVCLDFSAKQ